From Acidobacteriota bacterium, the proteins below share one genomic window:
- a CDS encoding TonB C-terminal domain-containing protein, which yields MNMRLSSIFKAIISSCLKAIPSRKEFSIFHATILALFFHFLFLLFFQDIASAFFEPIPLYKMKPPEKEIKFTLVDKKEEMRREEKPKEIQKKEIPAREFTEKKVERVLIPDPERMIPAAREETRDLIAGKVPLFAPDRSEAVQMQKQDAGKVDPGIKQEGTVETRKEGKTLPGEIPPENKKERSRTPVIRKDLFGDLHVTPPASAQGSGQPHGASINYDSGFSPNLSFETKDFNWTDYASAIYIAIWRSWHNRLYLTLGNFERWSIENNSPGINSVTGVTFVIERNGNISEIALLYSSSIEPLDASAIDALKEAILPPLPSHFPKERERVTARFIAETSIKAMRYWLPIYKYYGYF from the coding sequence ATGAATATGCGGTTGTCATCCATCTTCAAAGCTATTATTTCCTCATGCCTTAAAGCCATCCCTTCAAGAAAGGAATTCAGCATCTTTCACGCGACGATCCTGGCCCTCTTTTTTCATTTTCTATTTCTTCTCTTCTTTCAGGATATAGCATCCGCGTTCTTTGAGCCCATCCCTCTCTACAAGATGAAGCCTCCAGAGAAAGAGATTAAGTTCACCCTCGTCGATAAGAAAGAAGAGATGAGGCGCGAGGAAAAACCGAAGGAGATCCAGAAAAAGGAAATTCCGGCGAGAGAGTTTACCGAGAAAAAGGTCGAGAGAGTCCTGATTCCGGATCCCGAGCGGATGATCCCGGCTGCAAGGGAGGAAACCCGAGATCTGATAGCTGGGAAAGTTCCTCTCTTCGCACCTGACAGATCGGAAGCCGTACAGATGCAAAAACAAGATGCCGGTAAGGTTGATCCAGGGATCAAACAGGAAGGAACGGTTGAAACCAGGAAAGAGGGGAAAACCCTGCCGGGCGAGATCCCACCCGAAAATAAGAAAGAACGGTCGAGAACACCGGTGATCCGCAAAGACCTCTTCGGCGATCTCCATGTGACGCCCCCTGCATCAGCGCAGGGCTCAGGCCAGCCGCACGGAGCAAGCATCAACTACGATTCCGGTTTCTCTCCGAACCTCTCCTTCGAGACGAAGGATTTCAACTGGACCGATTATGCGAGCGCTATCTACATCGCCATCTGGAGGTCGTGGCACAACAGGCTCTATCTTACCCTCGGCAATTTCGAGAGGTGGAGCATCGAGAATAACAGCCCCGGAATCAACAGTGTCACTGGAGTCACCTTCGTCATAGAAAGGAACGGTAACATCAGCGAGATCGCGCTGCTGTATAGTTCTTCCATCGAACCGCTGGATGCCTCCGCAATCGACGCGTTGAAGGAGGCGATACTTCCACCGCTGCCCTCCCATTTTCCCAAGGAGAGGGAACGTGTC